The stretch of DNA GCTCTGATTTAGCAAGTTCAATTGATTGCGCATCAACGTAGCGTTCAATATCCTCTTCCAGACGCCACATGACAAACCAGCATGGTTTCTCTGACGAAAGATTTAAGTAATAACCTTCTGCCTCATCCGGAAAGAGGTTCAGCTCATAACCCGTGAAGAGCCAAGATTCCCCTTGCTCATCTCGCCCTAAAAACTGCCCAGAAATCTTAGCGGACGGAATACCTTCAGGCGTATATTGCCCAAAGTCAGGCAGGACCTCCTGCGGCTCCCAACGAAAAGAAATCCAAGGATTATCAATAAACTGCTTTCGCATCAGCACTGCAAATCGCATATAGCCTTAGGTATTCTGAATAACGATGCTCGGAAATTTACTGCTCATGTCTTTTGAAAGGCTAGCTACCTTGATGGCAACGCGTCTTGCAACCGCTTTGTAGATGTCACTAATGGCCCCGTCAGGATCAGCCACTACGGTAGGCCGACCCGCATCTGCATGCTCTCGTATGGACAGGTTCAAAGGCAAAGCACCCAAGAAATCAGCGCCATACTCTTGGCACATCTTCTCGCCGCCACCAGAACCAAATATATGCTCCTCATGCCCGCAACTTGGACACACATAGGTACTCATATTTTCAATAATGCCAATAATTGGAACTCCCACTTTATCGAACATCTTTAGACCCTTGCGTGCATCCAATAAAGCGATATCTTGTGGAGTGGTCACGATTACCGCACCCGTCACTGGCACCTTTTGAGCTAGGGTTAACTGAATATCGCCGGTACCTGGTGGCATGTCCACAATTAAGTAATCCAAGTCGCGCCAGCGTGTTTGACGCAATAGTTGCTCTAATGCAGAAGTAACCATCGGACCACGCCACACCATTGGCGCATCATCATCAATCAGAAATCCAATAGAGCTTGCTTGAAGACCATGACCTTGCATAGGCTCAATCGTGTTTTCTTCAATAGACTCTGGTCTACCGGTGATGCCCAGCATCATTGGCTGACTGGGGCCATAGATATCGGCATCCAGCATTCCTACTTGCGCCCCCTCAGCTGCCAAGGCTAAGGCGAGGTTAACTGCAGTAGTCGATTTACCAACCCCACCCTTACCGCTGGCTACCGCAATAATATTTTTTACGCCTGGCAGTAACTTAACGCCGCGTTGAACTGCATGAGCCACAATTTGACTGCTGACATTGACGCTGACATTTTTAACATCCGGTAAATCACGCAACACACCAATCACCGATTTGCGGATGGAATCAAACTGACTTTTAGCGGGATAGGCTAGGACGATATCAAGAGTGACATCACTCCCCTCTACGCGTACATTTTTTACGCTCTTTGCCGTCACAAAATCTAATTGAGTGTTTGGATCAATCAGACCCTTTAATGCTGCTTGAATAATTTCTACAGTAACCGCCACTGATGTCTCCTATGACAAACATTCCCCGAAGGGGTTCTCAAGATACTTTATTGAGATTAAATATAAATAACAAAATTGCGCATAGCTTAACCGCAACCAGATAAAGATGCCCGAAGTCGCAGCAATCAAATACGTCGAACCTTATTGAACTACCGGAAACCCAGCTTCTGTGATGATCTGGGTTAGCAATTGCGCTGTCAATACAGACTGAATGCTGACTAACTGGGTAGCAAGTTCAACCTCTACTACAGCCTGAGGGTCTTGCGCTTGAATAGCTCGAGTAACCGCGTTTACACAACCGCCACAAGTCATTCCAGATGCCTTAAGTTTGATCATTTCGCCCTTTTAAATAGCTGGTAAGTGCTAAAAATGCATTATTTGAGTCTATACTGGAGATTATCTTCTATATGAAACAAGCAGAGCACACAAATTCAGAATTCTTCACCCTTGATATTGGAGGCATGACCTGTGCTTCCTGCGTCAGTCGGGTTGAGAAGGCTTTATTGAAAATTTCAGGGGTGGAGGCTGCTAGCGTCAATCTAGCGACTGAACAGGCCAGAATACGCATTCAGAGGGGCTCAATGAAGCTGCCAGAAATCATCAGCCTGGTTCAAAAGACTGGCTATGAGGCTAAAGAGAGCTCGCCGACTGGCAATTTAGGCCAAGGGGCAGCAAAGACTACAAAATCACTTTGGGCTCCAGATGGCTTAGGCAGGGTCTTACTAGGCTTTTTACTCT from Polynucleobacter sp. TUM22923 encodes:
- the apbC gene encoding iron-sulfur cluster carrier protein ApbC, which translates into the protein MAVTVEIIQAALKGLIDPNTQLDFVTAKSVKNVRVEGSDVTLDIVLAYPAKSQFDSIRKSVIGVLRDLPDVKNVSVNVSSQIVAHAVQRGVKLLPGVKNIIAVASGKGGVGKSTTAVNLALALAAEGAQVGMLDADIYGPSQPMMLGITGRPESIEENTIEPMQGHGLQASSIGFLIDDDAPMVWRGPMVTSALEQLLRQTRWRDLDYLIVDMPPGTGDIQLTLAQKVPVTGAVIVTTPQDIALLDARKGLKMFDKVGVPIIGIIENMSTYVCPSCGHEEHIFGSGGGEKMCQEYGADFLGALPLNLSIREHADAGRPTVVADPDGAISDIYKAVARRVAIKVASLSKDMSSKFPSIVIQNT
- a CDS encoding DUF3305 domain-containing protein; translated protein: MRKQFIDNPWISFRWEPQEVLPDFGQYTPEGIPSAKISGQFLGRDEQGESWLFTGYELNLFPDEAEGYYLNLSSEKPCWFVMWRLEEDIERYVDAQSIELAKSEPTFAVPHRICVSYNEAGRLLDGGESVDNVPLSAEHASWLEEYVSEHYRPEPKKRHRPASFRGADRSAED
- a CDS encoding heavy-metal-associated domain-containing protein gives rise to the protein MIKLKASGMTCGGCVNAVTRAIQAQDPQAVVEVELATQLVSIQSVLTAQLLTQIITEAGFPVVQ